The following coding sequences lie in one Xylocopa sonorina isolate GNS202 chromosome 15, iyXylSono1_principal, whole genome shotgun sequence genomic window:
- the LOC143430621 gene encoding leukocyte receptor cluster member 8 isoform X2, protein MANMAWQYPSPNNIHNMFPPYSGQLYGPGYQGVPHQGQAFSYYHAMMPGYGQPFTPQQMQQQQQQQQQQQQQQQQQQQQQQQQQQQQQQQGNNQGKQLHQQPPVPGTPMSLDDDSELPPLPPGPPPSVQPSQQHNNQVQASMQPHPGYMYNTFPYGTWNGMHSDMTQYNNQVRFNVQNKKNGLAFSPSGNSGAAKKKRKRNKNLAAQFNNSFQANSPTTTFVPGPNLKTELPPLPPTQYEVAAPPPPTEESPTPTTPTITTVNSNNTTPNAGGSTPAIGTPSVVTNPSPVGDWPDSLKNYVNRCYEKCKTAVDKDQVEIILKGKITRAANDGSLWVKDWDQEPLPSIHSERMTLTIKPQKPALKLNNLPNPLMNTQGGLRKPGLSTSLGARLGARLSVNHKRSRSRSRSRSRSRSRSKSRSRSRSRSKSRSRSDSRSPPSSRKYRRSTSSSSNVSDREHDYKSLKTKKSTKSKPSHSSKKTKKAKQMKSHFYSEFGLASGNTEELGSKEKLQQRAARFNDTISRTVTNGVKDDPSTDFDFTGLHIVGICKDIEKPYLRLTSAPAPSAVRPVSVLQNSLAHVKKRWVADQDYRYACDQLKSIRQDLTVQGIRDAFTVHVYETHARVALEKGDHEEFNQCQTQLRMLYQDVGGENRCEFIAYRILYYIFTKNTQDLTTILAALSEKDKNDECIKHALKVRSAWWLGNFHAFFKLYTAAPRMAAFLMDWFVTRERKNALKSMIKSYRQNLAVDFVVAELAFESLDKFYEFVNELGLVYADPEQHLIDCKTSSGCLGAW, encoded by the exons ATGGCGAATATGGCATGGCAGTATCCCTCGCCGAACAATATCCACAATATGTTTCCTCCATATTCAGG GCAATTGTATGGACCAGGATATCAAGGTGTACCTCATCAAGGGCAAGCATTTAGCTATTATCATGCAATGATGCCTGGATATGGACAACCTTTTACCCCACAGCAaatgcagcaacagcagcagcagcagcagcagcagcaacaacaacaacaacagcagcagcagcagcaacaacaacagcagcagcaacaacagcagcagggcAACAATCAGGGGAAGCAGTTACATCAGCAGCCTCCGGTACCAGGAACTCCAATGTCTTTGGATGATGATTCTGAACTTCCTCCTTTGCCTCCCGGACCACCGCCGTCCGTGCAACCATCTCAGCAGCATAATAATCAAGTGCAAGCATCCATGCAGCCTCATCCGGGATATATGTACAATACATTTCCCTATGGTACCTGGAACGGAATGCACAGCGATATGACTC AATACAATAACCAAGTTCGCTTCAATGTACAAAACAAAAAGAATGGTCTGGCGTTTTCTCCGTCCGGCAATAGCGGAGCTGCGAAGAAAAAACGTAAGCGGAATAAAAATTTAGCGGCTCAGTTCAACAATAGCTTTCAGGCAAACAGTCCGACGACAACGTTCGTGCCGGGTCCGAATCTGAAGACCGAGTTACCACCTTTACCCCCTACGCAATACGAAGTTGCAGCTCCTCCTCCACCAACTGAAGAATCCCCAACTCCTACCACACCTACTATCACGACTGTCAATAGTAATAATACAACTCCTAACGCTGGTGGTAGCACACCAGCGATAGGTACTCCCTCCGTCGTGACGAATCCCAGCCCCGTAGGCGATTGGCCTGACAGTCTGAAGAATTACGTGAATAGGTGCTACGAGAAATGCAAAACAGCCGTGGACAAAGATCAGGTTGAGATCATACTGAAAGGGAAGATCACCCGCGCAGCGAATGATGGCTCGCTTTGGGTGAAAGACTGGGATCAAGAACCGTTGCCCAGCATTCACAGTGAGCGTATGACACTGACTATAAAGCCTCAGAAGCCGGCCTTGAAATTGAACAATTTGCCGAATCCGCTGATGAATACACAGGGAGGCTTGCGCAAGCCAGGTCTCTCTACGTCTCTTGGGGCTAGGCTTGGCGCGCGTCTCTCTGTGAATCACAAACGGTCGAGGTCGAGGTCAAGGAGTAGGTCGAGGTCAAGATCGAGGTCGAAGTCAAGATCGAGGTCGAGGTCGAGATCGAAGTCGAGGTCGCGTTCAGATTCACGTAGCCCGCCGTCGTCACGAAAGTATAGGCGTAGCACGTCATCTTCGTCAAACGTTAGCGATCGGGAGCACGATTATAAGTCGTTAAAAACGAAAAAGTCCACGAAAAGTAAACCGAGTCACAGCAGCAAGAAAACAAAGAAGGCCAAACAGAtgaaatcacatttctattcagAATTTGGTTTAGCTTCAGGCAACACTGAGGAATTGGGATCCAAGGAGAAATTGCAACAACGTGCCGCAAGATTTAATGATACTATTTCCAGGACAGTCACCAACGGTGTTAAAGATGATCCCTCAACAGACTTTGATTTTACCGGACTTCACATTGTTGGAATATGCAAGGACATAGAAAAACCATATTTGCGTTTAACATCC GCTCCAGCTCCGTCCGCTGTTCGACCGGTAAGTGTACTCCAAAATTCTTTGGCACATGTCAAGAAACGCTGGGTGGCTGATCAAGACTATAGATATGCTTGTGATCAACTTAAATCTATCCGTCAAGATCTTACCGTCCAAGGTATTCGAGATGCATTTACAGTTCACGTGTATGAAACACACGCCCGCGTCGCTCTAGAGAAAGGTGATCACGAAGAGTTCAACCAGTGCCAGACACAACTGAGGATGTTGTACCAAGACGTTGGCGGAGAGAATCGATGTGAATTTATCGCTTATAGgatattgtattatatttttacAAAAAATACTCAAG ACTTAACGACAATTTTAGCAGCTTTGTCGGAAAAAGACAAAAACGATGAGTGCATAAAACATGCACTTAAAGTGCGTTCTGCATGGTGGCTTGGCAATTTCCATGCCTTTTTCAAACTATACACCGCCGCCCCAAGAATGGCAGCTTTCCTAATGGACTGGTTTGTTACGCGGGAACGCAAGAATGCACTGAAGAGCATGATTAAGTC CTATCGACAAAATTTGGCGGTTGATTTCGTCGTAGCAGAATTGGCCTTTGAATCTTTGGACAAGTTTTATGAATTTGTCAATGAATTGGGGTTGGTTTATGCTGATCCTGAACAACATCTAATCgactgcaagacaagcagtggTTGTCTAGGTgcttggtaa
- the LOC143430621 gene encoding leukocyte receptor cluster member 8 isoform X1, translated as MSEGEATASQKRQQPFQQQPELGVGSMANMAWQYPSPNNIHNMFPPYSGQLYGPGYQGVPHQGQAFSYYHAMMPGYGQPFTPQQMQQQQQQQQQQQQQQQQQQQQQQQQQQQQQQQGNNQGKQLHQQPPVPGTPMSLDDDSELPPLPPGPPPSVQPSQQHNNQVQASMQPHPGYMYNTFPYGTWNGMHSDMTQYNNQVRFNVQNKKNGLAFSPSGNSGAAKKKRKRNKNLAAQFNNSFQANSPTTTFVPGPNLKTELPPLPPTQYEVAAPPPPTEESPTPTTPTITTVNSNNTTPNAGGSTPAIGTPSVVTNPSPVGDWPDSLKNYVNRCYEKCKTAVDKDQVEIILKGKITRAANDGSLWVKDWDQEPLPSIHSERMTLTIKPQKPALKLNNLPNPLMNTQGGLRKPGLSTSLGARLGARLSVNHKRSRSRSRSRSRSRSRSKSRSRSRSRSKSRSRSDSRSPPSSRKYRRSTSSSSNVSDREHDYKSLKTKKSTKSKPSHSSKKTKKAKQMKSHFYSEFGLASGNTEELGSKEKLQQRAARFNDTISRTVTNGVKDDPSTDFDFTGLHIVGICKDIEKPYLRLTSAPAPSAVRPVSVLQNSLAHVKKRWVADQDYRYACDQLKSIRQDLTVQGIRDAFTVHVYETHARVALEKGDHEEFNQCQTQLRMLYQDVGGENRCEFIAYRILYYIFTKNTQDLTTILAALSEKDKNDECIKHALKVRSAWWLGNFHAFFKLYTAAPRMAAFLMDWFVTRERKNALKSMIKSYRQNLAVDFVVAELAFESLDKFYEFVNELGLVYADPEQHLIDCKTSSGCLGAW; from the exons ATGTCAGAAGGCGAGGCTACAGCGTCGCAGAAGAGACAGCAGCCATTTCAACAACAGCCAGAACTTGGAGTAGGCTCAATGGCGAATATGGCATGGCAGTATCCCTCGCCGAACAATATCCACAATATGTTTCCTCCATATTCAGG GCAATTGTATGGACCAGGATATCAAGGTGTACCTCATCAAGGGCAAGCATTTAGCTATTATCATGCAATGATGCCTGGATATGGACAACCTTTTACCCCACAGCAaatgcagcaacagcagcagcagcagcagcagcagcaacaacaacaacaacagcagcagcagcagcaacaacaacagcagcagcaacaacagcagcagggcAACAATCAGGGGAAGCAGTTACATCAGCAGCCTCCGGTACCAGGAACTCCAATGTCTTTGGATGATGATTCTGAACTTCCTCCTTTGCCTCCCGGACCACCGCCGTCCGTGCAACCATCTCAGCAGCATAATAATCAAGTGCAAGCATCCATGCAGCCTCATCCGGGATATATGTACAATACATTTCCCTATGGTACCTGGAACGGAATGCACAGCGATATGACTC AATACAATAACCAAGTTCGCTTCAATGTACAAAACAAAAAGAATGGTCTGGCGTTTTCTCCGTCCGGCAATAGCGGAGCTGCGAAGAAAAAACGTAAGCGGAATAAAAATTTAGCGGCTCAGTTCAACAATAGCTTTCAGGCAAACAGTCCGACGACAACGTTCGTGCCGGGTCCGAATCTGAAGACCGAGTTACCACCTTTACCCCCTACGCAATACGAAGTTGCAGCTCCTCCTCCACCAACTGAAGAATCCCCAACTCCTACCACACCTACTATCACGACTGTCAATAGTAATAATACAACTCCTAACGCTGGTGGTAGCACACCAGCGATAGGTACTCCCTCCGTCGTGACGAATCCCAGCCCCGTAGGCGATTGGCCTGACAGTCTGAAGAATTACGTGAATAGGTGCTACGAGAAATGCAAAACAGCCGTGGACAAAGATCAGGTTGAGATCATACTGAAAGGGAAGATCACCCGCGCAGCGAATGATGGCTCGCTTTGGGTGAAAGACTGGGATCAAGAACCGTTGCCCAGCATTCACAGTGAGCGTATGACACTGACTATAAAGCCTCAGAAGCCGGCCTTGAAATTGAACAATTTGCCGAATCCGCTGATGAATACACAGGGAGGCTTGCGCAAGCCAGGTCTCTCTACGTCTCTTGGGGCTAGGCTTGGCGCGCGTCTCTCTGTGAATCACAAACGGTCGAGGTCGAGGTCAAGGAGTAGGTCGAGGTCAAGATCGAGGTCGAAGTCAAGATCGAGGTCGAGGTCGAGATCGAAGTCGAGGTCGCGTTCAGATTCACGTAGCCCGCCGTCGTCACGAAAGTATAGGCGTAGCACGTCATCTTCGTCAAACGTTAGCGATCGGGAGCACGATTATAAGTCGTTAAAAACGAAAAAGTCCACGAAAAGTAAACCGAGTCACAGCAGCAAGAAAACAAAGAAGGCCAAACAGAtgaaatcacatttctattcagAATTTGGTTTAGCTTCAGGCAACACTGAGGAATTGGGATCCAAGGAGAAATTGCAACAACGTGCCGCAAGATTTAATGATACTATTTCCAGGACAGTCACCAACGGTGTTAAAGATGATCCCTCAACAGACTTTGATTTTACCGGACTTCACATTGTTGGAATATGCAAGGACATAGAAAAACCATATTTGCGTTTAACATCC GCTCCAGCTCCGTCCGCTGTTCGACCGGTAAGTGTACTCCAAAATTCTTTGGCACATGTCAAGAAACGCTGGGTGGCTGATCAAGACTATAGATATGCTTGTGATCAACTTAAATCTATCCGTCAAGATCTTACCGTCCAAGGTATTCGAGATGCATTTACAGTTCACGTGTATGAAACACACGCCCGCGTCGCTCTAGAGAAAGGTGATCACGAAGAGTTCAACCAGTGCCAGACACAACTGAGGATGTTGTACCAAGACGTTGGCGGAGAGAATCGATGTGAATTTATCGCTTATAGgatattgtattatatttttacAAAAAATACTCAAG ACTTAACGACAATTTTAGCAGCTTTGTCGGAAAAAGACAAAAACGATGAGTGCATAAAACATGCACTTAAAGTGCGTTCTGCATGGTGGCTTGGCAATTTCCATGCCTTTTTCAAACTATACACCGCCGCCCCAAGAATGGCAGCTTTCCTAATGGACTGGTTTGTTACGCGGGAACGCAAGAATGCACTGAAGAGCATGATTAAGTC CTATCGACAAAATTTGGCGGTTGATTTCGTCGTAGCAGAATTGGCCTTTGAATCTTTGGACAAGTTTTATGAATTTGTCAATGAATTGGGGTTGGTTTATGCTGATCCTGAACAACATCTAATCgactgcaagacaagcagtggTTGTCTAGGTgcttggtaa
- the LOC143430683 gene encoding uncharacterized protein LOC143430683, with translation MTKDRFESIHLEYIAPYHRHLVILLAFTKDISRFHKSCLRDETLVLSFQKYPPNKMLRTPRTFKISLFDHGIREVYVIVAEKPVTRDNILFPAKNSFHMLEIKLNYRCWLHQHFPLSSFNKLQTCVVSASRNLIILEQLAAANVGHRCWYIVPRIIDFYL, from the exons ATGACTAAAGATAGATTCGAATC CATACATCTGGAGTATATAGCCCCTTATCATCGACATTTGGTAATACTTCTCGCATTCACGAAGGATATTTCTCG TTTCCATAAGTCATGTTTAAGAGATGAAACATTGG TCCTTTCTTTTCAAAAATATCCTCCTAACAAAATGTTAAGAACACCC CGAACTTTTAAAATCTC TTTATTCGACCACGGAATACGAGAAGTTTACGTGATTGTTGCAGAAAAGCCCGTAACCCGCGACAACATTCTTTTTCCTGCGAAAAATTCATTCCACATGCTGGAAATCAAACTCAACTATCGTTGCTGGTTGCATCAGCATTTTCCACTTTCGTCTTTCAACAAACTGCAAACCTGTGTAGTGTCCGCCTCGCGTAATCTTATCATACTAGAACAGCTTG CGGCTGCTAACGTCGGACATCGATGTTGGTACATTGTCCCACGGATAATTGATTTCTATTTATAA
- the LOC143430827 gene encoding uncharacterized protein LOC143430827, translating into MSTVLDIKARAWSPAIPCKIPDNIVSSQFASQKVFVPSYEREKRPCIEQLLTNEYQRMWWQEKESWDRRYSSKTTTKKLLQRGVIKK; encoded by the exons ATGAGCACGGTTTTAGATATAAAGGCAAGAGCATGGTCACCCGCAATTCCTTGCAAAATACCTGATAATATCGTCTCCTCGCAATTCGCATCGCAGAAGGTGTTCGTTCCATCGTACGAAAG AGAGAAACGTCCTTGCATAGAACAATTACTGACCAATGAATATCAACGCATGTGGTGGCAGGAAAAGGAATCGTGGGATAGAAGATATAGCAGCAAGACAACTACCAAAAAGTTGTTGCAGCGTGGG GTTATAAAAAAATAA